From Populus trichocarpa isolate Nisqually-1 chromosome 19, P.trichocarpa_v4.1, whole genome shotgun sequence, a single genomic window includes:
- the LOC7458812 gene encoding ATP-dependent DNA helicase DDM1 isoform X6, with the protein MGSEVKSEASADSPTSVLEDEEQCNLKVEEEVFVEAKNGDASLISISMAEEEEKLLKSRMKEEEIEKAAAEEAQLDESQFNRLDQLLTQTQLYSEFLLEKIDQITANGAEQESEPVEQKKRGRGSKRKAAAQYNSRKAKRAVTAMLTRSKEVDKVEDANLTEEERAEKEQRELVPLLTGGRLKSYQIKGVKWLISLWTNGLNGILADQMGLGKTIQTIGFLAHLKGNGLNGPYMVIAPLSTLSNWVNEISRFAPSMDSIIYHGSKKQRDEIRRKHMPRSIGSKFPIIVTSYEIALSDAKKYLRHYPWKYVVVDEGHRLKNSKCKLLKELKYLHVDNKLLLTGTPLQNNLAELWSLLNFILPDIFQSHEEFESWFDLSGKCNNETMKEEVEERRRAQAVTKLHAILRPFLLRRMKTDVEQMLPRKKEIILYATLTEHQKKFQEHLINKTLEDYLREKLDTGRGMKGRLNNLMIQLRKNCYHPDLLESAFDGSYFYPPVEQIVGKCGKFQLLDRLLNRLFALQHKVLIFSQWTKILDIMDYYFSEKGFEVCRIDGSVKLDERKKQIQEFNDENSQYRIFLLSTRAGGLGINPTSADTCILYDSVFS; encoded by the exons ATGGGGAGCGAAGTGAAAAGTGAAGCCTCTGCTGATTCTCCTACTTCCGTTCTTGAAGACgag GAGCAATGCAATTTGAAAGTAGAAGAAGAGGTGTTTGTGGAAGCAAAAAATGGGGACGCGTCTCTTATATCAATATCTATGGCGGAGGAGGAAGAGAAGCTGTTGAAATCCAggatgaaagaagaagagatagaaaaagCGGCGGCGGAGGAAGCTCAATTGGATGAAAGCCAGTTTAATAGATTGGACCAGCTTTTAACTCAAACTCAGCTCTATTCAGAGTTTCTGCTGGAAAAGATTGATCAAATCACTGCT AATGGAGCGGAGCAAGAGAGTGAACCTGTCGAGCAGAAAAAGAGAGGTCGTGGATCAAAAAGAAAAGCCGCTGCGCAATACAATTCT AGGAAAGCCAAGAGAGCAGTTACAGCAATGCTTACAAGATCAAAAGAAGTTGACAAGGTTGAGGATGCAAATTTGACTGAGGAAGAAAGAGCTGAGAAAGAGCAGAGAGAACTTGTACCTTTGCTAACTGGTGGGAGGTTGAAATCTTATCAGATTAAAGGTGTGAAATGGTTGATCTCTCTCTGGACAAATGGGCTCAATGGGATCCTTGCAGATCAAATGGGGCTCGGAAAGACTATCCAAACAATTGGTTTCCTAGCACATCTGAAAGGGAATGGTTTAAATGGACCCTATATGGTTATTGCCCCTCTTTCCACTCTCTCAAATTGGGTGAATGAGATTTCAAG GTTTGCTCCTTCTATGGACTCAATTATCTACCACGGTAGCAAGAAGCAGAGGGATGAGATAAGGAGGAAGCACATGCCCAGATCAATTGGCTCCAAATTCCCAATTATTGTTACTTCCTATGAGATTGCATTATCGGATGCAAAAAAGTATTTGAGGCATTACCCATGGAAGTATGTTGTGGTTGATGAG GGGCACCggttgaaaaattcaaaatgcaaaCTGCTGAAGGAGTTGAAATACTTGCACGTGGACAATAAGCTCTTATTAACTGGGACACCTCTGCAAAACAATTTGGCTGAGCTTTGGTCACTGTTGAATTTCATTTTGCCTGATATTTTCCAATCCCATGAAGAATTTGAGTCATG gtTTGATCTGTCAGGAAAGTGCAATAATGAAACAATGaaggaagaagtagaagaaaggCGAAGGGCTCAG GCTGTAACCAAACTCCATGCAATATTGCGTCCCTTTCTCCTACGGAGAATGAAAACTGATGTAGAGCAGATGCTTCCTCGGAAGAAAGAGATCATCTTATATGCTACCCTGACTGAGCATCAGAAGAAATTCCAGGAGCATTTAATCAATAAGACACTGGAGGACTATTTACGAGAGAAGCTGGATACCG GACGTGGCATGAAAGGAAGGcttaataatttgatgattcAACTTCGGAAAAATTGCTACCACCCGGATCTCTTAGAGTCTGCCTTTGATGGCTCAT ATTTCTATCCACCAGTTGAACAGATAGTTGGGAAGTGTGGCAAATTCCAATTGCTGGATAGATTGTTGAATCGTTTGTTTGCACTCCAGCACAAA GTTCTGATTTTCTCCCAGTGGACTAAAATTTTGGATATAATGGACTATTATTTTAGTGAGAAAGGATTTGAAGTTTGTAGAATTGATGGCTCTGTGAAGTTAGATGAAAGGAAGAAACAG
- the LOC7458812 gene encoding ATP-dependent DNA helicase DDM1 isoform X1: protein MGSEVKSEASADSPTSVLEDEEQCNLKVEEEVFVEAKNGDASLISISMAEEEEKLLKSRMKEEEIEKAAAEEAQLDESQFNRLDQLLTQTQLYSEFLLEKIDQITANGAEQESEPVEQKKRGRGSKRKAAAQYNSRKAKRAVTAMLTRSKEVDKVEDANLTEEERAEKEQRELVPLLTGGRLKSYQIKGVKWLISLWTNGLNGILADQMGLGKTIQTIGFLAHLKGNGLNGPYMVIAPLSTLSNWVNEISRFAPSMDSIIYHGSKKQRDEIRRKHMPRSIGSKFPIIVTSYEIALSDAKKYLRHYPWKYVVVDEGHRLKNSKCKLLKELKYLHVDNKLLLTGTPLQNNLAELWSLLNFILPDIFQSHEEFESWFDLSGKCNNETMKEEVEERRRAQAVTKLHAILRPFLLRRMKTDVEQMLPRKKEIILYATLTEHQKKFQEHLINKTLEDYLREKLDTGRGMKGRLNNLMIQLRKNCYHPDLLESAFDGSYFYPPVEQIVGKCGKFQLLDRLLNRLFALQHKVLIFSQWTKILDIMDYYFSEKGFEVCRIDGSVKLDERKKQIQEFNDENSQFRIFLLSTRAGGLGINLTSADTCILYDSDWNPQMDLQAMDRCHRIGQTKPVHVYRLTTAQSVEGRILKRAFSKLKLEHVVIGKGQFHQERTKSTGTDLMEEEMLALLRDEETAEDKLIQTDISDEDLERVLDRSDLVVGSSSDDIENMAAAVSIPLKGPGWEVVVPTASGGVLSTLNS, encoded by the exons ATGGGGAGCGAAGTGAAAAGTGAAGCCTCTGCTGATTCTCCTACTTCCGTTCTTGAAGACgag GAGCAATGCAATTTGAAAGTAGAAGAAGAGGTGTTTGTGGAAGCAAAAAATGGGGACGCGTCTCTTATATCAATATCTATGGCGGAGGAGGAAGAGAAGCTGTTGAAATCCAggatgaaagaagaagagatagaaaaagCGGCGGCGGAGGAAGCTCAATTGGATGAAAGCCAGTTTAATAGATTGGACCAGCTTTTAACTCAAACTCAGCTCTATTCAGAGTTTCTGCTGGAAAAGATTGATCAAATCACTGCT AATGGAGCGGAGCAAGAGAGTGAACCTGTCGAGCAGAAAAAGAGAGGTCGTGGATCAAAAAGAAAAGCCGCTGCGCAATACAATTCT AGGAAAGCCAAGAGAGCAGTTACAGCAATGCTTACAAGATCAAAAGAAGTTGACAAGGTTGAGGATGCAAATTTGACTGAGGAAGAAAGAGCTGAGAAAGAGCAGAGAGAACTTGTACCTTTGCTAACTGGTGGGAGGTTGAAATCTTATCAGATTAAAGGTGTGAAATGGTTGATCTCTCTCTGGACAAATGGGCTCAATGGGATCCTTGCAGATCAAATGGGGCTCGGAAAGACTATCCAAACAATTGGTTTCCTAGCACATCTGAAAGGGAATGGTTTAAATGGACCCTATATGGTTATTGCCCCTCTTTCCACTCTCTCAAATTGGGTGAATGAGATTTCAAG GTTTGCTCCTTCTATGGACTCAATTATCTACCACGGTAGCAAGAAGCAGAGGGATGAGATAAGGAGGAAGCACATGCCCAGATCAATTGGCTCCAAATTCCCAATTATTGTTACTTCCTATGAGATTGCATTATCGGATGCAAAAAAGTATTTGAGGCATTACCCATGGAAGTATGTTGTGGTTGATGAG GGGCACCggttgaaaaattcaaaatgcaaaCTGCTGAAGGAGTTGAAATACTTGCACGTGGACAATAAGCTCTTATTAACTGGGACACCTCTGCAAAACAATTTGGCTGAGCTTTGGTCACTGTTGAATTTCATTTTGCCTGATATTTTCCAATCCCATGAAGAATTTGAGTCATG gtTTGATCTGTCAGGAAAGTGCAATAATGAAACAATGaaggaagaagtagaagaaaggCGAAGGGCTCAG GCTGTAACCAAACTCCATGCAATATTGCGTCCCTTTCTCCTACGGAGAATGAAAACTGATGTAGAGCAGATGCTTCCTCGGAAGAAAGAGATCATCTTATATGCTACCCTGACTGAGCATCAGAAGAAATTCCAGGAGCATTTAATCAATAAGACACTGGAGGACTATTTACGAGAGAAGCTGGATACCG GACGTGGCATGAAAGGAAGGcttaataatttgatgattcAACTTCGGAAAAATTGCTACCACCCGGATCTCTTAGAGTCTGCCTTTGATGGCTCAT ATTTCTATCCACCAGTTGAACAGATAGTTGGGAAGTGTGGCAAATTCCAATTGCTGGATAGATTGTTGAATCGTTTGTTTGCACTCCAGCACAAA GTTCTGATTTTCTCCCAGTGGACTAAAATTTTGGATATAATGGACTATTATTTTAGTGAGAAAGGATTTGAAGTTTGTAGAATTGATGGCTCTGTGAAGTTAGATGAAAGGAAGAAACAG ATCCAGGAATTCAATGACGAGAACAGTCAGTTTAGGATTTTTCTTCTTAGCACAAGAGCTGGTGGATTGGGTATCAACCTCACTTCAGCTGATACCTGTATCCTGTATGACAGTGACTGG AACCCTCAAATGGATCTGCAAGCCATGGATAGATGTCACCGAATTGGGCAAACCAAGCCTGTTCATGTTTACAGGCTTACAACAGCTCAGTCTGTTGAG GGTCGTATTTTGAAAAGAGCTTTTAGTAAATTGAAGCTTGAGCATGTGGTCATTGGAAAAGGACAGTTTCATCAAGAGCGAACCAAGTCTACCGGCACAGATCTCATGGAG GAGGAGATGCTGGCCCTGCTTCGGGATGAAGAAACAGCAGAAGACAAGTTGATACAGACAGATATCAGTGATGAAGATTTAGAGAGGGTGTTGGATCGCAGTGATTTGGTCGTAGGCTCATCATCAGATGACATAGAAAACATGGCTGCCGCTGTTTCAATTCCTCTGAAAGGGCCTGGTTGGGAGGTGGTTGTACCGACTGCCAGTGGAGGCGTGCTCTCTACCCTTAATAGTTAG
- the LOC7458812 gene encoding ATP-dependent DNA helicase DDM1 isoform X5: MLTRSKEVDKVEDANLTEEERAEKEQRELVPLLTGGRLKSYQIKGVKWLISLWTNGLNGILADQMGLGKTIQTIGFLAHLKGNGLNGPYMVIAPLSTLSNWVNEISRFAPSMDSIIYHGSKKQRDEIRRKHMPRSIGSKFPIIVTSYEIALSDAKKYLRHYPWKYVVVDEGHRLKNSKCKLLKELKYLHVDNKLLLTGTPLQNNLAELWSLLNFILPDIFQSHEEFESWFDLSGKCNNETMKEEVEERRRAQAVTKLHAILRPFLLRRMKTDVEQMLPRKKEIILYATLTEHQKKFQEHLINKTLEDYLREKLDTGRGMKGRLNNLMIQLRKNCYHPDLLESAFDGSYFYPPVEQIVGKCGKFQLLDRLLNRLFALQHKVLIFSQWTKILDIMDYYFSEKGFEVCRIDGSVKLDERKKQIQEFNDENSQFRIFLLSTRAGGLGINLTSADTCILYDSDWNPQMDLQAMDRCHRIGQTKPVHVYRLTTAQSVEGRILKRAFSKLKLEHVVIGKGQFHQERTKSTGTDLMEEEMLALLRDEETAEDKLIQTDISDEDLERVLDRSDLVVGSSSDDIENMAAAVSIPLKGPGWEVVVPTASGGVLSTLNS; encoded by the exons ATGCTTACAAGATCAAAAGAAGTTGACAAGGTTGAGGATGCAAATTTGACTGAGGAAGAAAGAGCTGAGAAAGAGCAGAGAGAACTTGTACCTTTGCTAACTGGTGGGAGGTTGAAATCTTATCAGATTAAAGGTGTGAAATGGTTGATCTCTCTCTGGACAAATGGGCTCAATGGGATCCTTGCAGATCAAATGGGGCTCGGAAAGACTATCCAAACAATTGGTTTCCTAGCACATCTGAAAGGGAATGGTTTAAATGGACCCTATATGGTTATTGCCCCTCTTTCCACTCTCTCAAATTGGGTGAATGAGATTTCAAG GTTTGCTCCTTCTATGGACTCAATTATCTACCACGGTAGCAAGAAGCAGAGGGATGAGATAAGGAGGAAGCACATGCCCAGATCAATTGGCTCCAAATTCCCAATTATTGTTACTTCCTATGAGATTGCATTATCGGATGCAAAAAAGTATTTGAGGCATTACCCATGGAAGTATGTTGTGGTTGATGAG GGGCACCggttgaaaaattcaaaatgcaaaCTGCTGAAGGAGTTGAAATACTTGCACGTGGACAATAAGCTCTTATTAACTGGGACACCTCTGCAAAACAATTTGGCTGAGCTTTGGTCACTGTTGAATTTCATTTTGCCTGATATTTTCCAATCCCATGAAGAATTTGAGTCATG gtTTGATCTGTCAGGAAAGTGCAATAATGAAACAATGaaggaagaagtagaagaaaggCGAAGGGCTCAG GCTGTAACCAAACTCCATGCAATATTGCGTCCCTTTCTCCTACGGAGAATGAAAACTGATGTAGAGCAGATGCTTCCTCGGAAGAAAGAGATCATCTTATATGCTACCCTGACTGAGCATCAGAAGAAATTCCAGGAGCATTTAATCAATAAGACACTGGAGGACTATTTACGAGAGAAGCTGGATACCG GACGTGGCATGAAAGGAAGGcttaataatttgatgattcAACTTCGGAAAAATTGCTACCACCCGGATCTCTTAGAGTCTGCCTTTGATGGCTCAT ATTTCTATCCACCAGTTGAACAGATAGTTGGGAAGTGTGGCAAATTCCAATTGCTGGATAGATTGTTGAATCGTTTGTTTGCACTCCAGCACAAA GTTCTGATTTTCTCCCAGTGGACTAAAATTTTGGATATAATGGACTATTATTTTAGTGAGAAAGGATTTGAAGTTTGTAGAATTGATGGCTCTGTGAAGTTAGATGAAAGGAAGAAACAG ATCCAGGAATTCAATGACGAGAACAGTCAGTTTAGGATTTTTCTTCTTAGCACAAGAGCTGGTGGATTGGGTATCAACCTCACTTCAGCTGATACCTGTATCCTGTATGACAGTGACTGG AACCCTCAAATGGATCTGCAAGCCATGGATAGATGTCACCGAATTGGGCAAACCAAGCCTGTTCATGTTTACAGGCTTACAACAGCTCAGTCTGTTGAG GGTCGTATTTTGAAAAGAGCTTTTAGTAAATTGAAGCTTGAGCATGTGGTCATTGGAAAAGGACAGTTTCATCAAGAGCGAACCAAGTCTACCGGCACAGATCTCATGGAG GAGGAGATGCTGGCCCTGCTTCGGGATGAAGAAACAGCAGAAGACAAGTTGATACAGACAGATATCAGTGATGAAGATTTAGAGAGGGTGTTGGATCGCAGTGATTTGGTCGTAGGCTCATCATCAGATGACATAGAAAACATGGCTGCCGCTGTTTCAATTCCTCTGAAAGGGCCTGGTTGGGAGGTGGTTGTACCGACTGCCAGTGGAGGCGTGCTCTCTACCCTTAATAGTTAG